From one Methanoculleus sp. SDB genomic stretch:
- a CDS encoding aminotransferase DegT, with product MIPVARPLVGEEEIEAVAAVMRTGMLAQGEAVTAFEREFAQYCGAEHGIAVNSGTAALHAALASLGIGPGDDVIVPSFTFIATATSVSMTGARPIAVDIEPATFTIDPDAVTAAVTPDTRAVIGVHLFGHPFDLNSIGDICRDAGLYLIEDCAQAHGATWHGKRVGTFGDAGCFSFYPTKNMTTGEGGLVTTDDAALAASIRQFINHGQSDKYLHARLGYNYRMTNIGGAIGRVQLSRLGEMNRRRQENAAFLSAHLDVPGLATPSCRTEASHVYHQYVIRLTESFPLSREAFMHYLLENGIGCAVHYPMPVHMQPLYRGTEHPPCPVSADCAESVLSLPVHPLVTQDDCRFICEKINEVRE from the coding sequence ATGATCCCCGTTGCCCGCCCTCTCGTCGGCGAAGAGGAGATCGAGGCCGTGGCGGCGGTCATGCGCACCGGCATGCTCGCACAGGGGGAAGCGGTCACCGCATTTGAGCGGGAATTTGCGCAGTACTGCGGCGCGGAACACGGTATTGCGGTCAACTCGGGGACGGCCGCCCTCCACGCCGCCCTTGCATCGCTCGGCATCGGACCCGGTGATGACGTGATCGTGCCGTCCTTCACTTTTATCGCGACCGCAACCTCCGTCAGCATGACCGGCGCACGACCCATTGCAGTCGATATCGAGCCGGCGACCTTCACTATCGATCCCGATGCGGTCACCGCGGCTGTCACACCCGATACACGCGCTGTGATCGGCGTACACCTCTTCGGTCATCCGTTCGACCTGAACTCCATCGGAGATATTTGCAGGGATGCCGGCCTGTACCTCATCGAGGACTGTGCCCAGGCGCACGGTGCCACCTGGCACGGGAAACGGGTCGGGACGTTCGGGGATGCGGGATGTTTTTCCTTTTACCCGACGAAGAATATGACAACCGGTGAAGGGGGGCTTGTGACAACAGACGACGCAGCGCTTGCCGCCAGTATTCGGCAGTTCATCAACCACGGGCAGAGCGACAAATATCTGCATGCCAGACTCGGATACAACTACCGTATGACAAACATCGGCGGAGCAATCGGCAGGGTGCAGCTTTCCCGCCTCGGGGAGATGAACCGGCGGCGGCAGGAGAACGCTGCGTTCCTTTCTGCGCATCTCGACGTCCCGGGCCTTGCCACACCGTCATGCCGGACGGAGGCATCGCATGTCTACCACCAGTATGTGATCCGGCTCACCGAGTCCTTTCCCCTGAGCCGCGAGGCATTCATGCACTACCTTCTCGAAAACGGGATCGGATGCGCAGTGCACTACCCGATGCCGGTGCATATGCAACCGCTCTACCGCGGCACGGAACATCCTCCCTGCCCTGTTTCCGCCGACTGCGCGGAGAGCGTGCTGAGCCTCCCGGTCCACCCCCTTGTCACGCAGGATGACTGCCGATTTATATGTGAAAAGATCAACGAGGTGCGGGAATAA
- a CDS encoding NDP-N-acetyl-D-galactosaminuronic acid dehydrogenase: protein MSKKLQKLLDSRGPIETVGVIGMGYVGIPAAALFAESHAFTKVWGFQRDSPSSGYKIEMLNRGQCPLKGEEPGLDDLIRRVVAADKFRCTADFEKIAGCDAVTLAIQTPFARPEDLLPDFGALSEGLRQAGRYITEGALVVLESTVTPGTTTGMARTILEEESGMTAGEDFALAHAPERVMVGRLLKNIREHDRIVGGIDDASTARAMELYDPVLTKGTLIPMSATAAEVTKTTENTFRDLQIAAINQLALYCEAMGINVYDVRRGVDSLKGEGITRAVLWPGAGVGGHCLTKDTYHLERGVKLSDSPLDFPKGKESLYVLARHINDFMPRHMVTLTHDGLRRVGTSMAEAKIALLGWAFISNSDDARNTPSEVFREQAVSAGSSVKVHDPYVTAYPGVPISQDLISVLKGADAIVIMTGHDAYQHLDARRIKELCRQDHPVIVDGRNIIDPDGFIAHGFVYKGIGRGDKNSHEML from the coding sequence ATGAGCAAGAAACTGCAGAAGCTGCTTGATTCAAGGGGGCCGATCGAGACCGTCGGCGTCATCGGGATGGGATACGTGGGAATACCCGCAGCCGCGCTGTTCGCCGAATCGCATGCTTTTACGAAGGTCTGGGGATTTCAGCGCGACTCTCCGTCGTCGGGATACAAGATTGAGATGCTCAACCGGGGGCAGTGCCCCCTGAAAGGCGAGGAGCCGGGGCTCGACGATCTGATCCGCCGGGTTGTTGCAGCGGATAAATTCCGCTGTACTGCGGATTTCGAAAAGATAGCCGGGTGCGACGCGGTCACGCTCGCGATCCAGACGCCTTTTGCACGGCCGGAGGATCTGCTGCCCGACTTCGGGGCTCTCTCGGAGGGCCTGCGGCAGGCAGGACGTTATATTACCGAAGGGGCACTCGTCGTCCTCGAATCGACGGTGACACCGGGCACGACGACCGGCATGGCCCGGACGATTCTTGAGGAGGAGTCGGGAATGACGGCGGGCGAGGATTTCGCGCTCGCCCACGCCCCCGAGCGGGTGATGGTCGGCAGGCTCCTGAAAAACATACGGGAGCACGACCGTATTGTGGGCGGGATTGACGATGCGAGTACAGCGCGGGCGATGGAGCTCTACGATCCCGTGCTCACGAAAGGGACCCTGATTCCCATGAGCGCGACGGCTGCCGAGGTGACGAAGACGACCGAGAACACGTTCCGGGATCTTCAGATTGCCGCGATCAACCAGCTCGCCCTGTATTGCGAGGCAATGGGAATCAACGTCTATGACGTCCGCCGCGGTGTCGACTCCCTGAAAGGGGAGGGCATAACACGGGCGGTTCTCTGGCCGGGGGCGGGCGTCGGGGGCCACTGCCTCACGAAGGACACCTACCATCTCGAGCGCGGCGTAAAACTCTCGGACAGCCCCCTCGATTTCCCCAAAGGGAAGGAGTCGCTCTACGTACTTGCCCGGCATATCAACGACTTCATGCCGCGCCACATGGTCACCCTCACCCACGACGGCCTCAGGCGCGTGGGTACATCCATGGCGGAGGCGAAGATTGCACTCCTCGGATGGGCGTTTATCAGCAACTCCGACGACGCCCGGAACACTCCCTCGGAGGTCTTCCGGGAGCAGGCGGTTTCGGCAGGTTCATCCGTGAAAGTACACGACCCGTACGTCACCGCATACCCGGGTGTCCCGATTTCGCAGGATCTCATCTCCGTCCTGAAGGGGGCTGACGCGATCGTCATCATGACAGGCCACGATGCCTACCAGCACCTCGACGCCCGCCGCATAAAAGAGCTCTGCAGGCAGGACCATCCCGTCATTGTCGACGGGCGGAACATCATCGACCCCGACGGATTTATCGCACACGGATTTGTCTATAAGGGGATCGGGCGTGGCGACAAAAACAGCCACGAAATGCTCTGA
- a CDS encoding transcriptional regulator, with the protein MEEITIIDLPEQTVLGIRKTGHYRLISELISELAVYAMENNIPIIGPPVFVMHENSPDEAMKADEEGTADVEVAFPVLPGTRPGPGMNVYTLPGGRMARTFHKGPYEDCEPAYMELFAWLQEHGLTITGPMREMYLNDPREVPPEEILTEILAPVG; encoded by the coding sequence ATGGAAGAAATCACCATTATCGATCTGCCGGAACAGACGGTTCTCGGAATCCGGAAAACCGGCCATTACCGGCTAATTTCAGAACTGATCTCCGAACTGGCCGTTTACGCAATGGAAAATAACATCCCCATCATCGGCCCGCCGGTCTTTGTCATGCACGAAAACAGCCCGGATGAGGCGATGAAGGCGGACGAGGAAGGAACCGCCGACGTGGAGGTGGCATTTCCGGTGCTCCCCGGGACACGGCCCGGGCCGGGAATGAACGTGTATACGCTCCCCGGGGGCAGGATGGCCCGGACATTCCATAAAGGCCCGTACGAAGACTGCGAACCTGCCTACATGGAGCTCTTCGCATGGCTTCAGGAGCACGGCCTGACGATAACGGGGCCGATGCGGGAGATGTACCTCAACGATCCCCGTGAAGTGCCTCCCGAAGAGATCCTGACCGAAATTCTTGCCCCGGTTGGATAA
- a CDS encoding oxidoreductase, which translates to MEIGVIGVGAMGRNHLRVYTELKGVKNVVIYDQNVAAAEELAFAHDAVLASSITELVGMVDALSICVPTQYHYGVAEEVIRNGKNRLHRAELTKNFYIAAEQAVKKGVHMLIEKPICGTVADAHKLAALIPPGLTVGVGHIERFNPIIDEIARIVKDPLYVEMKRHNPASARVTGSSVVEDLMIHDIDIVVNRLFSSPYTLSCAGTSEVCGALFRFDGTPVYLSASRKSSKKIRMIYIEEEDRTIEGDFMTQEVYVYRKPESYSLVDERYVQENIIEKVLVNKLEPLKRELGTFVECVRAGKSFPITPGQGIRNMEICEEIAGQCGI; encoded by the coding sequence ATGGAAATAGGTGTTATCGGTGTCGGAGCCATGGGCAGGAACCACCTGCGGGTGTATACGGAACTGAAAGGCGTCAAGAACGTGGTGATCTATGATCAGAACGTGGCTGCAGCCGAAGAACTTGCATTCGCCCACGATGCGGTACTCGCGAGTTCCATTACGGAACTCGTTGGAATGGTCGATGCGCTTTCCATCTGTGTGCCCACGCAATACCACTACGGCGTCGCCGAAGAAGTGATCAGAAACGGGAAAAACCGGCTACACAGGGCGGAACTGACGAAAAATTTCTATATCGCCGCAGAACAGGCAGTGAAAAAGGGAGTGCACATGCTCATCGAAAAACCGATCTGCGGTACAGTGGCCGATGCACATAAGCTTGCGGCACTCATCCCCCCCGGTCTTACCGTGGGCGTGGGCCATATCGAGCGCTTCAATCCCATCATTGACGAGATCGCCCGTATTGTGAAGGATCCCCTCTACGTGGAGATGAAGCGCCATAATCCCGCTTCCGCCCGGGTAACGGGGAGCTCGGTCGTTGAAGATCTCATGATCCACGACATCGATATAGTGGTCAACCGGCTCTTCTCGTCGCCCTACACCCTCTCCTGTGCCGGGACCTCGGAGGTCTGCGGGGCGCTTTTCCGCTTCGACGGCACTCCGGTGTATCTCTCCGCCAGCCGGAAGTCGTCCAAAAAGATCCGGATGATCTATATCGAGGAGGAGGACCGTACTATCGAGGGCGATTTCATGACGCAGGAGGTATACGTCTACCGGAAACCCGAGAGCTACAGCTTGGTCGACGAGCGGTACGTGCAGGAAAATATTATCGAAAAAGTGCTTGTGAATAAACTCGAACCGCTCAAGCGGGAACTCGGCACCTTTGTCGAGTGCGTCAGGGCGGGAAAATCCTTCCCCATCACGCCCGGGCAGGGAATACGGAATATGGAAATTTGCGAAGAGATCGCAGGACAGTGCGGGATATGA
- a CDS encoding acetyltransferase: protein MIEYGRNHIGEGSVVFDDVTLGFPSRARFGQEGYTGATIGDRAIIRSGTIIYCDVVIGDDFQTGHRVLIRENTTIGDRVAVGSSTIIEGATTIGSRVSIQSLVYIPTDTVIGDDVFIGPNAVLTNDRYPPHGAGSLAGPVIRSQASIGANATLLPGITVGEGSLVAAGAVVTKDVPPATLAIGAPARFRPLPAGARP from the coding sequence ATGATTGAATACGGCAGGAATCATATCGGCGAGGGATCCGTCGTCTTCGACGACGTGACGCTCGGCTTCCCGTCCCGTGCCCGTTTCGGGCAGGAGGGATACACAGGCGCGACCATCGGCGACCGCGCGATCATACGCTCGGGCACCATCATCTACTGCGACGTTGTCATCGGCGACGACTTCCAGACCGGCCACCGGGTGCTGATCAGGGAGAACACCACCATCGGCGACCGCGTCGCCGTCGGGTCGTCAACCATCATCGAGGGTGCGACCACCATCGGCAGCCGGGTCAGTATCCAGAGCCTCGTGTATATCCCCACCGATACCGTCATCGGCGATGACGTCTTTATCGGCCCCAACGCCGTCCTCACCAATGACCGGTACCCCCCGCACGGGGCAGGCAGCCTTGCCGGGCCGGTGATCCGATCGCAGGCGTCCATCGGCGCCAACGCCACCCTGCTCCCGGGTATAACAGTCGGGGAGGGATCGCTCGTTGCCGCGGGGGCCGTCGTCACTAAAGACGTCCCTCCTGCAACACTCGCCATAGGAGCCCCGGCACGGTTCCGGCCGCTTCCTGCAGGAGCGCGGCCATGA